The Psychrobacter sp. M13 genome segment GGCCGCTAGCAATAGTGTCACCAGCGATTTTATATGCGCTGTTGGTACCAAGTATGAGTGGTCGTCGCGCTTTTATTATTGGTGAAGCTTACGGTATGGGGTTATGGTGCGTCGGCGGCTTTTGGCTCTATACTGCCATCCATGATTATAGCGATACTCCAGCATGGCTTGCGTTGATTATGATTGCGTTGATGGGTCTTGGCATGGGACTGTTTCATGGATTTTTAGCATTAGTTTTTAACCGTATGGTAGGCAAACAACCCTTTTCATTTGCAGCTCTCTGGGTGCTACAAGAATGGTTAAAAACTTGGTTATTCACAGGCTTTCCGTGGCTGTTTGTTGGCTATGCGTTTACTGAAGAGTATTGGTTATCGTCCTTAGCACCTATTGCTGGTGTTTTTGCCGTCTCTTTTGTTGCCATAATATTGGCTGTAAGTTTAGTAGAGCTACTGCGTCGGCGCAGTAGTTATGCCGTCGTTTCTGTACTGTTATTAGCCATTAGCACATCATTATGGCTGGTCAATCCGCAATGGACAAAACCTAAGGGCACACCTGATCTGTCAGTGTCATTGATTCAAGGTAATATTTCACAAGATATAAAGTGGCTGACTCAATATCAAGTAGAAACGCTAAAGATTTATGCGAAGTTAACACGTAGCGAGTGGGGTAGTGATATTGTGGTGTGGCCTGAATCATCTATTCCGATGTTTCAGGATGAGGCTGCGGGCTTTATTAGTGAAATGATAGAAATGGCCAATGCGACCAATACGACATGGATAACTGGTATCCCTTATAAGGATAAAGCGGCATTCAATACCAGTACGGATAAGTATCTCCCATTTTATAATAGCGTGATTGCTCGAGGTGTAGAAGCTGAAGGCTTATATAAGAAGCAGCGTCTAGTGCCTTTTGGAGAGTATATTCCATTTGAAGGTTTGCTCGATATCTTCCCAAATTTGGCCGGTAGTCAGGATATCAAGAGCTATAGTCGTGGTAGTGATCAGCAGTCACCGCTACAGGTACGTGGACACAATGTAGGTACAGCAATTTGTTATGAGGTAGCTTATCCAGACACCACGCGTAAAAATGCAATCGATACTGACTTTTTGTTGACCGTCTCCAACGATGCCTGGTTTGGCACTTCAGCAGGGCCATTGCAACATTTGCAAATGGTACAGATGCGCGCTCTTGAGAACGGGCGCTGGTTTATTCGAGCGACCAATACTGGTGTTACCGCTATCATTAACCATAAAGGTCGTATTGTAAAACGCGCACCGCAGTTTGAGCGTACTGTACTACGTGGTGAGATACAGGCACGGGTTGGCAACACTCCCTTTATGCTTATGGGAAATTATCCTATCTTGATAATAATAACCTTGTTATTACTACTAAGCTATTTTGGCAAAGGTCTAACCACACTTAGAAGACGAGGGTAATAGTAAACTTAGTCATAATAATTTAATCAGCATAAATTTTATTGTAGGGTTCATGTTTCAGCTGCTTTAGAATCTAAGTCTTGATCAAGCGATTCTACGAAACTTTCAGATATTATCATGCTGTAGATATCTCTAACCAAATGACCATATTCGTGACATGCATCGAATCTACTTTTCTCCATAGTTTTTTGGTTATTCAAAAAGATAAAAGGTATTCACGCCTCAGTTGGTTGATTAGATTTAGGGAGAATATTACATTATTGGAATAATTTTTTTCCGCTTGCTGCGCGCAAGACAAACAGATGTTTCGAAATATTTATCCCAGCACCACGTTATGATTGTTGACACTCTTTTGTTCTGAACAGACGGTCGTGTTCGCAAGGGTCGAACTTTGCTATTATAACCAACATTCTATTATCAATAATTATGATACCTTTATGATGATTCATCCTCAGTATGATCCCGTTGCGCTGTCTTTGGGCCCAGTAGAAGTGAACTGGTATGGTTTAATGTACCTGCTGGCATTTGCCACCGCTTATGGTCTGGCTTGGTATCGTAGTACCAAACGCGACAATTGGACCACCGATATGGTGTCTGATTTGGTCTTTTATGGGGCGCTTGGCGTTATTTTAGGCGGTCGGATTGGCTATGTGCTGTTTTATCAATTCGGCGAGCTACTACAAAACCCAGCCTACCTATTAAAAGTTTGGGAAGGCGGTATGTCTTTCCACGGCGGCTTTATTGGCGTCATGATAGGTATGTGGTTCTTTGCGCGTAAATACAAAAAAACCACCTTTCAAGTATTCGATTTTATCGTTCCTTGCGTGCCAACTGGCTTACTGTTTGGTCGTATCGGTAATTATATCAATGGTGAACTATGGGGGCGCGTATCAGACGGTGGCTATAATTGGCTGACCTACTTTCCGCAAGCCGCTGCCTTTGATATGGAGCAATTACAGAGCAATCCACAATTGCAAGAATTGATGATTGAGGTTAATGGTCAGTACATACTGCCTCGTCATCCATCGCAACTATATGAAGCCTTCGCCGAAGGTCTGCTGCTATTTATCTTTTTATGGTGGTACTCATCAAGGCCGCGTCCACGTATGGCCGCTTCTGCCGTGTTCTTACTGGGCTACGGTATCAGCCGCTTTATCATTGAATTCTTCCGTCAGCCAGATGCTGATCAAGGATTTATCCTTTTAGGCTGGATGACTAAAGGTCAACTCCTAAGCGCACCGATGATTATCGCCGGCTTAATCATGCTGATTTGCGCTTATAAACGTGGTATCTATGATTGGGGTAAGCAGTCTGCTTATTAGGTATGAGAAACAATCATGTATGAACTAATAAAAATGAACGCCGTGCTAACAAGATACTGTAGTGGTCTATATAAGTGATCAATGGTTAGGTGGTATGGCGTCAAATTGTAGTGATCAAAAGGTTTAAAGGCAATGCTATTATCGCTCTACTAGACGTTCTTCAATCATCTCGGTGAGCAGCTGCGTCACTGTTTTTCGGCTATCAAGTGCATGCTTTTTGAGCGCAATGTACTTTTCTTCATCAATATTGAAGTTAACCCGTACTGTTTTTTTCGGAGCGTTTGTCACGTCTGACAAATCTAGCGTGTTTTTAGCGTCCTTACTTGGTCTACCAGCTTTCATACTTGCACCTTATTTTTTATCAAAAAATGTTTTAACTTCGTTTACTAGGGCTGTCATCTCTTGAACTGCGTTACTATTAGCTGATTCAGTATCGAATACCGTTTTACCTAATGAGGCGCTATTCGGATAACTCACACGCTGCATGATTCTACTGTTTAGCACAGGTAGACCGTACTCTAGTAAAACTGAGGCGACCTCTTTACCAATATTAGTATTCTGGATAGCACGAGATACTACAAATGCTGCTTTGAGTTTGCCATCCGTCATCTCTATACGCTGCTTCACTAAGTCAACTAAATCGCTAGTCGCCCAGACGTCATAGGGACTAGGTTGCACTGGGATCAATACAAAATCAGCTGCTTTAATAGCGGACAAAGCTAAGCTAGTTGCTTGCGGTGACCCATCAATCACTACATATTCTTTATCAGACACGTTTTTTAGATCTTTATCTAGCGTCGGCCGATCAAGCCCAATCACTGGTACTGGGTTGTCTTCATCAACAGCTCGCCAATCGCGTGCACTTCCCTGCTGATCACTATCTACTAATAATACGCTATGCCCTTGCAGCTGTAACCCACGAGCTAATTGAGTGGCAATAGTTGTCTTGCCGCTACCCCCTTTTTGATTTAGTACGGCAATGACTTTCATAGAGAGCTCCATTTTCTTGAGTATTTGAGTATTTGAGTATTTGAGTATTTCTAAGACTTTACTTAATAGTTAGATGAATAGCAACATTTTTTAATCAAAGTAGCGATATCTTCAGTATTGATTTAATCTCTATTCTAATAATAATTATAGAACTACCTCAATTTGTAAAATCCTGAGTTGGCATAGTAAACTACCTCCTGAAACATAATGTGCAGCTATTGGGTATCATTTTAAGCTGCTAAAATGGGTACTTAATGCGGTTAGCATTCGTTATAATCCAGCCGCCAATCAAAAACCACAAACAATTTATAATTAGGAAGCTATTATGGTGAAATGTCACTTATCGACTATCATGGGCGAAAGGCGTCTTAAAATTGCCGATGTCTCAAGAGATACTGGTATCAATCGCGGCACCATCACCCGTATGTATAATGAAGAAGCTACTAGAGTTGACTTAGATGTTATTGAGTCTGTATGCAATTACCTTAGAATTGATATTGGTGATTTATACGAAATAATAAATGAGGACAGCAGTGAATCGTCAGCTTAAGCAAGCTTATTTGTAGAGAGTAATTACTTTTAAACAAACAAAAAGACCTATAGAAGATTACTTTATCTTGCAATAGATTAAAATATAGGTATAATTTGACCTGTAGAGAGTCATTTTAACCTTTATTTATTTTTAATAGTCTATAGGAGAATAACAATGAGCGCCAATTTATCGCGACTTAACACCTGCACTTGGTTTAGTGACAACGCTAAGTCTTTAGCCTATCAACTGTTATCAAATCTACAAATACAACAGGGCACACAGTTAGCATCATTACTTAGCGTTGACTCTATTCTTTATAATGACGAAGCAGTCTATGTGTGGGTGCAACGACAGCTAGATGCTGGACTTGTTGCTGATGATTACGCTTTAAGCACGCTTGAGACTGCTTTCATAGATACTATAGACGATGACCAAGCTGCTTAGTTTTAGTGGTAGATGTAGCAACCTAATTATTCTAATTTATCTCAAATTATTTAGCATTTAATGTAGGTTATTACTAAAAAAAGCTACCATGATCGGTAGCTTTTTTGCACAGCTTAATTTTACATATTTGAGTATTTGAGTATTTGAGTATTTGAGTATTTGAGTATTTGAGTATTTGATGCGGATTCAATTATCGAACTTAGGAAGGTTGTTAATAACAATCTGTTACAAAAATTAATTGGGATAAGGATCTTAAGTATTAGCATTTACTTTGTATATCTTATTTTGCGCGTTATCGTATTTCTTATCAGATTGATAAAAAGCAAAATCAAGATACAACATAGGTTCAAGTGCTCTAAAATCAGTTGAAAAAGTACAGATATAATATTAAAAATAACATCAAATAAATACAGATATAATATTATAAATAACATTGAAAAGCTTGCTATATAAGGGCTTGAACGAGTTGTAATAAAGGTGTAAACTCAAGAGCTAGAAAAACGAAAGCCCCGACAGTTGGACGCTGTCAGGGCTTGAATGAAGTTAAACTGCGGCAGCAGAGATAACCCCAAAATCGAATGGTTATTATATCTCTACTAACGCGCTAACACAAGCGTAAATGAGATGTATAACTTACAAAAAGTAAACCCAGAAAATTGGCAAAACATTCCTATTTTACGTCAATTTTTTGACGACCTACCGACAAATCCCTACTGCACAAATGAGAAAGGTTTTACATACATTCGTAGTAAAAATCAAGCTATCCAGCACCGTTATATACAGCCTAATCACCCAAGCATTTGCAAATGGCTTGTCTTTGATATTGACGACCCACAAGCCCTATTTGCTTACTATGATAACGGCTTACCACCGCCTCAATTTATCGCCGAAAATGACATTAATGGTCATGCTCATTGTGGCTATAGAATAACTACCCCAGTTGGTGTAGGCGGTCAATCAAGCATCAAGGCTACGCGATACCTTGCTAACGTGCAAAGAGCGTTAGCTGATGCCCTTGGTGCGGATCTAGGATATAGCGGTAATCTTATCAAAAACCCTTGTTACGTGAAGCAAGAAATCGACCCCGATACACTGCCTTTTTGGTCAGATAAAGACGATTATGCTGATAATGGAGAGCGTGACGAGCATAACGTATATTTAACAGGCGCACAGCCTAGCTATACACTCGCGGAGCTATCAAACAATCTCGACCTATATCTGTATGACATTAAAAAAAACCCAGCAGCTAACGACTCAGGCTATGGGCGTAATTGCTCAACATTCTACGGCCTATGCCCTTATGGTTACGCACTAGCTGGTAGCTCCTACAGCGAGATAGTGCGCCAGCTACAGCCCATCGCTGACAACATCAATAATAACTATGATGTGCCGATGCAATATGGCGAGGTCAAGCACATTGTGCGCAGCATTGCTCGTTATTGTGCGAGGATGAATTTTAGCGAGTCACATAAGCGGTTTTCAGAGCTGCAAGCCGTTAGGGGTGCTAGGGGTGGCAAGGTGTCTAAACGCCCACCAGTAAAGACCTCAGAAAGCACTACAAAGCCTTGGCTAGAGCTAAATATAAGCCGAGCCACGTATTATAGACACAAAAAAAATAAATGAGACTGGATAAGCCATAATCAGATAATAGCTCTTTTGCACGCTATGGTGATATGTGGGAAGAGGTTATTCGTTAAGCCTATCTACACAATAAGACGTATTCCACGCAAACCAATTCCAGAGAGTCTAGGTTCCCGATTGTGACCCTGCGTTAATTTTGCCCACCGCTTAGGCTATCCATAGAAATTTAGCTTTGCCTTAGCTTTTAAGCGCTTGCCATAGCATTAACTTGCTTACTCACCACAGCTGCTCGCCATGATTGGCCGCAAGGCATCTATGCAATGTTTATAAACCACAGGGGCTTGGGTGTGTGCATTCATACATTTGGGTGTGATCATTCATATATCGCGTAATGTGCACAAGATTAAAAAGCTCTAAAAAATTTTGCGCTTTTTTTTTAATCGAAAGCTATCATTTAGCATTATCTAATTGTCTATCTCTATTTGCCCCAAATTTGACCGTCAGAGAGTTTTAAAGCTAATCTGGTACGTTTCCTATCCCTGATATTTGAAACGCCCTACACGCAATTACAGGAGCGTGTATTTTTTTGCCCGATAATAATGATAGGGTAGTAATATCATAAGATAGTATGATAGTAAAATAATATGATAATATTACTTGATATCCTATCCTATCATTGATATAATGAATGCAAGAAGTAAGAAGTAAGAAGTAAGAAGTAAGAAAAACATCAATCATATAAAGGGTTACAGACAATGAGCATATCAAAAGAGTTAGAGCAAAATATCCATGACACTATCAATACACTCGTTGAGCAAGACGTTAAACCCACGTATGAAGCAATAAGGGGCGCTGGCGGCTACTCGTATAACTCGATCAAACCCGCATTAAAGTCATGGCGCGAGAACAAAGCTGCCGCAGGTGAACCAAGAGAGCAAAAATCAACTGAGATCACGGTTGATGAGGAACTAAAAACCCTCGTCTTAGATGAGCTTGAAACGATGGTCACTAATTTACTTGTTACTGTTACCAGTCAGGCACAAGAAAAGGCTAATGAGACGCTGCATTTAGAGCGTTCAGCTCATGACGATGTTGTTAAGGATTTGAAGGGCGAGATTGTTGAGCTTGAGAACTACATTGATAAAACTGATGCCGAGGTTGCAGCGCTAAAAGAGGGTACGGCTACACTTGAAAAAACAAATGCTGATCTAGTCGCCAAAGTTGAGCAAACAACCAACGACAACCAAGCGCTAAAACGTCATGTTGAGAGCGTAGAGAGTGACAACGCTAGCCTTAAAACTGCTAACCAATCGCTAACGACTGATTTGACCAAAGCCAACGCTGAAAAATCGAGCCTAATAGAGCAAAACGACAAGCAAAAATCAGCTATCGAGAAGTCATCGAAACAGTTTGATGATCTGCAAGCCAAAAGCAACGAGCAGCTGACCCAAATTGCAACGCTTAGCGGTGAGATCAAAGGGTACGATAAGAGTGACAAGCAGCTACGAGCCGAGCTTGAAAGCCTAAAATCTAAGCATGACGATTATGTCAGTCAGATCGCCACCCTTAAAGAGCAAAATAAGCAGCTATCTAGTGACGTTAGTGACTTTGAATTAGCCCAGCAAACCGAAGCAGATTTAGCCGAGTCTGATAGCAAAAAAACGCCCATGCCACGCAAAACCACAGCTAAAAAATAGAGGTGCAAAATGAGTATAGTAATTCAAAGACAAGGCGAGCAAGAGCGCCCCCAAGAGCCAACCATTAAGCTAAATAAAAGCCTGTTATTGGCTTGTGAGGAGCTTGAGCGGATCGGTGATAGTTTATGTAATGACACGCGCATCAAAGCAACCGCTCTTGGCGTTAATGCTATCAACCGAGAGTTTGAGACAAACATTGATTTACACGCGATAAGAAAGCTTAAATTTGATAAGTTCAAGAATAATTTTGATAGACAAATCAGCGCCCAATTGGTTGGCTATGAGCTTAAATATTTAGCTGAGAAGGTTAGGGCCGGTACAGCAATCTTTCAACACATTGGCGATCTTGCAGACGTTGAGAGCGCCCTGAAAATGAATATCACCAGTCATTTACATAGCAAGACAAGCCTAGTCAAACACATGCGTCAAAATAAGCTTAAATTTAAAGACGGTTATAGCTTAAATGAGCCGCATAAGCTCTATTGGGGTAAGCGTGAACAATATCAGATGCACTTCTTTTTTCCCTTCCAATACCGCCCTATGACAACAACCGAGATCGAGCGAGAAGCCAAACAAGCGATCAAGGTTAGAAAGGCAGCTGCTAAGAAAGCTTTGCAGACCAAAAAACAGAACGCAATAATTGAGAAAAAACGCCTAAAATCTGCTGATGTTATCATCAAAAAAATCGCTGCTAGTGTTGATGATTATCTATTAAACAGTGACCCCAATACCCCGCTTTTTTTAGACACTGAAACCACTGGCTTAAATAGAAAAGATAAGGTAATAGAGATCGCTATTATTGATCTTAATAACACCGTTGTCATTGATACGCTACTCTATACCAAAACAGCGATAAACCGTGATGCCTATAATGTGCATTATATAAGCAAGTCTGATATAGCTAATATGCCAAAATTTAGCGAGATTGAGAGCCATATAGCTAGGCTTATAGAGGAGCGAAAACTTTATATATTTAATGCTGATTTTGATTTATATATGATGAAAAATTCCGCTACTGATAACTTTAAAACAGAAGCATCATCTATTGAATGTTTGATGAATATTGCAGGAGATAGACTCAATAATGGCTATCGTATTAGCTTAGGTAATGCTTGTGAGAGCGTAGGCGTTAAATGTGGCGGTCATAGAGCTGTATCTGATACCCTAGCATCAATTAATTTATACAAGGCACTGATCGCCAAAATAGAGGATAAGGAGCTAGCTTAAATCTAAACTGCTTGCCTGATTATTATCATTGTTTTTAGCGATATTTTGAGCGTGATTGCTGTCTTTAACTTTATCATTGACGGTTAGAGTATCAGCTAGTCTTTTAGTAAGATCGCGTTGATGTTGCTTAGTTAAATATTTTTTATTTTCAGCGTTGTCAATAAACAGTTTTCGTAAGTCATTGTTGTTGTCGTCACTTAGCGCATTATCTAGCCATGTTCCCAGTGTTACAATAGCATCATTTTTGTCATTATTAAGCGCCTGTTTAATTTCTATTAATTTAGCAAGATTTTCAGCAAAAAAATCATCTTTAATAATAGACATATCTTAATTCCTTTAATGTTACAATCAATCTACAATATATCATTATTTAATAGAGGTTAGCAATATCAAAAATACACAAGACCGTATCTTTTCACGGGCGTAGTTGTATTTTAACCCTCTGTTAAGAGCGAACTTAGGAGTTTAATCAAAAAGACCCACAAGGGGTACTATTTTTTGATTAAACTCCTAAAGCCCGACCTGCGGTGCAACAGCAAAAGCCAAAGACAAAAGCAAAAGATAAGCGGAGCTAAGTATTATGAACAATAAAGGTTTTCATGTCAGTGTTAAGCCAGTTACTAAAGGTAATGGCGGTAGCGTGATTGCTAAATCTGCTTATAACTCAGGCTCAAAACTGGAAGATAAAAAGACTAAAAAGGTTCACGATTATAGCTCAAAAATGACCGATAAAAATATCAAGCTAATTGATAAAAATGGCGTTGAGACTATCAAGAATATTGAAAAAAACGTAGCTCATTCAGTGCTGATTGTGCCAAGAATTGCGGATAAAATAACCGTTGATCGTGAACAATTTTGGAATGATATTGAGCTTATTGAGAAGTCAGCCAAAGCACAGTTAGGCGTTGAAATTGATGTCATGTTTCCTAAAGGTTTAAGCGCAGATCAGCGTATAGAATTAGTTGAAAGCT includes the following:
- the lnt gene encoding apolipoprotein N-acyltransferase, translating into MRLSTINLQKRLSTHSNQLPLWFTLVAAWLAGAIFLFALAPYGFWPLAIVSPAILYALLVPSMSGRRAFIIGEAYGMGLWCVGGFWLYTAIHDYSDTPAWLALIMIALMGLGMGLFHGFLALVFNRMVGKQPFSFAALWVLQEWLKTWLFTGFPWLFVGYAFTEEYWLSSLAPIAGVFAVSFVAIILAVSLVELLRRRSSYAVVSVLLLAISTSLWLVNPQWTKPKGTPDLSVSLIQGNISQDIKWLTQYQVETLKIYAKLTRSEWGSDIVVWPESSIPMFQDEAAGFISEMIEMANATNTTWITGIPYKDKAAFNTSTDKYLPFYNSVIARGVEAEGLYKKQRLVPFGEYIPFEGLLDIFPNLAGSQDIKSYSRGSDQQSPLQVRGHNVGTAICYEVAYPDTTRKNAIDTDFLLTVSNDAWFGTSAGPLQHLQMVQMRALENGRWFIRATNTGVTAIINHKGRIVKRAPQFERTVLRGEIQARVGNTPFMLMGNYPILIIITLLLLLSYFGKGLTTLRRRG
- the lgt gene encoding prolipoprotein diacylglyceryl transferase; the encoded protein is MMIHPQYDPVALSLGPVEVNWYGLMYLLAFATAYGLAWYRSTKRDNWTTDMVSDLVFYGALGVILGGRIGYVLFYQFGELLQNPAYLLKVWEGGMSFHGGFIGVMIGMWFFARKYKKTTFQVFDFIVPCVPTGLLFGRIGNYINGELWGRVSDGGYNWLTYFPQAAAFDMEQLQSNPQLQELMIEVNGQYILPRHPSQLYEAFAEGLLLFIFLWWYSSRPRPRMAASAVFLLGYGISRFIIEFFRQPDADQGFILLGWMTKGQLLSAPMIIAGLIMLICAYKRGIYDWGKQSAY
- the parA gene encoding ParA family partition ATPase, giving the protein MKVIAVLNQKGGSGKTTIATQLARGLQLQGHSVLLVDSDQQGSARDWRAVDEDNPVPVIGLDRPTLDKDLKNVSDKEYVVIDGSPQATSLALSAIKAADFVLIPVQPSPYDVWATSDLVDLVKQRIEMTDGKLKAAFVVSRAIQNTNIGKEVASVLLEYGLPVLNSRIMQRVSYPNSASLGKTVFDTESANSNAVQEMTALVNEVKTFFDKK
- a CDS encoding helix-turn-helix transcriptional regulator produces the protein MVKCHLSTIMGERRLKIADVSRDTGINRGTITRMYNEEATRVDLDVIESVCNYLRIDIGDLYEIINEDSSESSA
- a CDS encoding replication initiation protein; translation: MYNLQKVNPENWQNIPILRQFFDDLPTNPYCTNEKGFTYIRSKNQAIQHRYIQPNHPSICKWLVFDIDDPQALFAYYDNGLPPPQFIAENDINGHAHCGYRITTPVGVGGQSSIKATRYLANVQRALADALGADLGYSGNLIKNPCYVKQEIDPDTLPFWSDKDDYADNGERDEHNVYLTGAQPSYTLAELSNNLDLYLYDIKKNPAANDSGYGRNCSTFYGLCPYGYALAGSSYSEIVRQLQPIADNINNNYDVPMQYGEVKHIVRSIARYCARMNFSESHKRFSELQAVRGARGGKVSKRPPVKTSESTTKPWLELNISRATYYRHKKNK
- a CDS encoding DNA-binding protein translates to MSISKELEQNIHDTINTLVEQDVKPTYEAIRGAGGYSYNSIKPALKSWRENKAAAGEPREQKSTEITVDEELKTLVLDELETMVTNLLVTVTSQAQEKANETLHLERSAHDDVVKDLKGEIVELENYIDKTDAEVAALKEGTATLEKTNADLVAKVEQTTNDNQALKRHVESVESDNASLKTANQSLTTDLTKANAEKSSLIEQNDKQKSAIEKSSKQFDDLQAKSNEQLTQIATLSGEIKGYDKSDKQLRAELESLKSKHDDYVSQIATLKEQNKQLSSDVSDFELAQQTEADLAESDSKKTPMPRKTTAKK
- a CDS encoding 3'-5' exonuclease, producing MSIVIQRQGEQERPQEPTIKLNKSLLLACEELERIGDSLCNDTRIKATALGVNAINREFETNIDLHAIRKLKFDKFKNNFDRQISAQLVGYELKYLAEKVRAGTAIFQHIGDLADVESALKMNITSHLHSKTSLVKHMRQNKLKFKDGYSLNEPHKLYWGKREQYQMHFFFPFQYRPMTTTEIEREAKQAIKVRKAAAKKALQTKKQNAIIEKKRLKSADVIIKKIAASVDDYLLNSDPNTPLFLDTETTGLNRKDKVIEIAIIDLNNTVVIDTLLYTKTAINRDAYNVHYISKSDIANMPKFSEIESHIARLIEERKLYIFNADFDLYMMKNSATDNFKTEASSIECLMNIAGDRLNNGYRISLGNACESVGVKCGGHRAVSDTLASINLYKALIAKIEDKELA